One Opitutia bacterium DNA segment encodes these proteins:
- the cas1 gene encoding type II CRISPR-associated endonuclease Cas1 → MSYHIVSIDSPQADLTCRDGQLVSTDDKGVKRQLPLEDVAAIVVTSFSARIHSHLFLEAAKHGVSLIICERFQPVSLLLPACRSADTLLTRRHLTLDEKVRRRLWEKTIDAKCLNQAAVAALVAPKSEATRELARAAQARTARKEGGCAKLFWDAFTEGLRIEGFARGRKLGGLNDLLNYGYAVLLSTVLQKLYGFGLDPTVGISHAIRERSAPLAYDLMEPFRPCVDWRVYQWVKDRSHEEAFVVNGEFRRWVTGFAIQRVDYLGLDLDIRGVIEGDVRSFRQAVLNSSSRHYRPWMWKNSKWAGSS, encoded by the coding sequence ATGTCCTACCACATCGTCAGCATCGACTCACCCCAAGCCGATCTGACGTGTCGGGACGGGCAGCTGGTCTCCACCGACGACAAGGGCGTCAAGCGCCAGCTCCCGCTGGAAGACGTGGCGGCTATCGTCGTCACGAGTTTCTCCGCGCGCATCCACAGCCACCTGTTCCTCGAAGCCGCCAAGCACGGCGTGTCGCTCATCATCTGCGAGCGCTTCCAGCCCGTCAGCCTGCTCCTGCCCGCGTGCCGCTCGGCCGACACGCTACTCACGCGCCGCCACCTCACACTGGACGAGAAAGTGCGCCGCCGGCTCTGGGAGAAGACCATCGACGCCAAATGCCTTAACCAAGCCGCCGTCGCCGCGCTCGTCGCCCCGAAGAGCGAGGCCACCCGCGAGCTCGCCCGCGCCGCCCAAGCGCGCACCGCGCGCAAGGAGGGAGGCTGCGCAAAGTTGTTTTGGGATGCCTTCACCGAAGGATTGCGCATCGAAGGCTTCGCACGCGGTCGAAAGCTCGGCGGCCTGAACGACCTCCTCAACTACGGCTACGCCGTGCTGCTCTCGACCGTGCTGCAAAAGCTCTACGGCTTCGGACTCGATCCCACCGTCGGCATCTCGCACGCCATCCGTGAACGCAGCGCGCCGCTCGCCTACGACCTGATGGAACCGTTTCGCCCCTGCGTGGATTGGCGCGTCTATCAGTGGGTGAAAGACCGGTCGCACGAAGAGGCCTTCGTCGTGAACGGGGAATTTCGCCGTTGGGTGACGGGCTTCGCCATTCAGCGCGTGGACTATCTCGGCCTCGACCTCGACATCCGCGGCGTGATCGAGGGCGACGTGCGTTCCTTCCGTCAAGCCGTGCTCAACAGCTCTTCCCGACACTACCGGCCATGGATGTGGAAAAATTCAAAATGGGCTGGCTCGTCGTAG
- the cas2 gene encoding CRISPR-associated endonuclease Cas2 — protein MGWLVVAFDLPVLTPKQRKEATGFRKFLLDDGFQMIQFSLYVRPCVSFARQQTHLDRVKQGIPPEGKVRAFYVTRAQWERAFVIYGSPAKEVPPEDMPEQIQLW, from the coding sequence ATGGGCTGGCTCGTCGTAGCCTTCGATCTGCCGGTGCTCACGCCGAAGCAGCGCAAGGAGGCGACCGGTTTCCGGAAATTCCTCCTCGATGACGGATTTCAGATGATCCAGTTCAGCCTCTATGTGCGCCCGTGCGTGAGCTTCGCGCGGCAACAAACGCACCTCGACCGGGTGAAGCAGGGCATCCCGCCGGAGGGGAAGGTGCGAGCCTTCTACGTCACCCGCGCGCAGTGGGAACGAGCCTTCGTGATCTACGGCAGCCCCGCCAAAGAGGTGCCACCCGAGGACATGCCGGAGCAGATACAGCTCTGGTAG
- the ric gene encoding iron-sulfur cluster repair di-iron protein has protein sequence MNTESTSPVFTVETTVGAMVAARPALSRLFEKLGIDFCCGGKKPLAELAAARGLDPATVLAMIEASLAVTPGADDVNPATLSLTALADHIEHTHHEYVKAELPRLLEMAERVARKHGWRDARLPEVAATVSALTEEMFSHMAKEERILFPFVRQIDGGAADAFHCGSIANPIRQMEDEHESAGRAIARLRELTDGFRPDAEACNTHRALLGGLEEFESDLHRHVHKENNLLFPRALERAAGMS, from the coding sequence ATGAACACCGAATCCACGTCCCCCGTCTTCACCGTTGAAACCACCGTCGGCGCCATGGTCGCCGCGCGCCCCGCGCTCTCGCGTTTGTTCGAGAAGCTCGGGATCGACTTCTGCTGCGGCGGCAAGAAACCCCTCGCCGAACTCGCCGCCGCCCGCGGACTCGATCCCGCCACCGTCCTCGCGATGATCGAGGCCTCCCTTGCCGTCACGCCCGGCGCCGACGACGTCAACCCCGCCACGCTCTCCCTCACCGCGCTCGCCGACCATATCGAGCACACCCACCACGAATACGTGAAAGCCGAGCTGCCGCGCCTCCTCGAGATGGCCGAGCGCGTCGCGCGCAAACACGGCTGGCGCGACGCCCGCCTGCCCGAAGTCGCCGCCACCGTCAGCGCGCTCACCGAGGAAATGTTCAGCCACATGGCCAAGGAGGAGCGCATCCTCTTCCCCTTCGTCCGCCAGATCGATGGTGGCGCCGCCGATGCCTTCCACTGCGGTTCCATCGCGAATCCGATCCGCCAGATGGAGGACGAGCACGAGTCCGCCGGCCGCGCTATCGCGCGCCTGCGCGAGCTGACCGACGGTTTCCGCCCCGATGCCGAAGCCTGCAACACGCACCGTGCGCTCCTCGGCGGCCTCGAGGAATTCGAGTCCGACCTGCACCGCCACGTGCACAAGGAAAACAACCTCCTCTTCCCCCGCGCCCTCGAGCGCGCTGCCGGGATGAGCTGA